Proteins found in one Bacteroidota bacterium genomic segment:
- a CDS encoding M28 family peptidase: MKNAKLFLVFLGLSLILFSCKKKNKINSEILVSEIKEHLEFLASDSLKGRYPGTKEDKIAAEYIKVQFQRYGLKLLADNGFQYFDVVTDVNTGDSNYFIVKENEAVLDSNFIPYSFSKNTTVDAQLTFAGFGFDIKNDSFEWNDFKDIDVNGKWVLIFKGIPLKEKNNYFEKFADDRSKVLNAKDKNAVGVIFVSGVNFDKNDELPELYYDQTQGCAGIPVFHITRALANIIIEESDKSIEEIESEIVENQKPNFFETQISIKARSDVNLSKVTTQNVIAIVESTNPEFKDEYIVVGAHYDHLGMGGKGTNSRKPDTIAVHNGADDNASGTAGVIELAGKIASMKDSIKRSIIFMTFGAEEMGLLGSKYFINNPVVDIKKIKAMLNFDMIGRFDTLNRSLMIGGSGTSIESDSMIKLFADNYDLNLKLSPEGYGPSDHASFYTKDIPVFFISSGAHTDYHTPADDIDKINFKGQKYILDYSSELLLGLINMEKDLTFKEAGPKGHSKHGYKYKITFGIMPDFANTSNNGLGVDAVSPGGAAANGGIKKGDRIIAIDGKEVKNIYDYMNRLKKLEEGQTVIVDVIRDEKKLVLLLQL, translated from the coding sequence ATGAAGAATGCAAAATTATTTTTAGTTTTTTTAGGATTAAGTTTAATCCTTTTTTCATGTAAGAAAAAAAATAAAATAAATAGTGAAATTTTAGTTTCTGAAATTAAAGAACATCTTGAGTTTTTGGCTTCAGATTCTTTGAAGGGTAGGTATCCGGGAACAAAAGAAGATAAAATTGCCGCTGAATATATTAAAGTACAATTTCAAAGATACGGATTAAAGTTATTGGCTGATAATGGATTCCAGTATTTTGATGTTGTTACAGATGTAAATACTGGAGACAGTAATTATTTTATTGTGAAAGAAAACGAAGCAGTTCTTGATTCAAATTTTATTCCTTATTCTTTTTCAAAAAATACAACAGTTGATGCTCAGCTTACATTTGCAGGATTTGGTTTTGATATAAAAAATGATAGCTTTGAGTGGAATGATTTTAAAGATATTGATGTAAACGGAAAATGGGTTTTGATTTTTAAAGGTATTCCGCTGAAGGAAAAGAATAATTATTTTGAAAAATTTGCGGATGACAGATCTAAAGTACTGAATGCAAAAGATAAAAATGCAGTAGGAGTTATTTTTGTTTCAGGAGTTAATTTTGATAAAAACGATGAATTGCCGGAACTTTATTATGACCAAACTCAAGGATGTGCAGGAATTCCTGTTTTTCATATTACACGTGCATTGGCAAATATAATTATTGAAGAAAGTGATAAATCAATTGAAGAGATTGAGAGTGAAATTGTTGAAAATCAAAAGCCAAATTTCTTTGAAACACAGATTTCTATAAAAGCTCGTTCGGATGTAAATTTATCAAAGGTTACAACTCAAAATGTAATTGCAATTGTGGAAAGTACTAATCCTGAGTTCAAAGATGAATACATTGTAGTAGGTGCACATTATGATCATCTTGGAATGGGTGGCAAGGGAACGAATTCGCGAAAGCCTGATACAATAGCAGTTCATAATGGTGCTGACGATAATGCTTCGGGAACTGCGGGAGTAATTGAACTTGCAGGAAAAATTGCTTCAATGAAAGATTCTATAAAAAGAAGTATAATATTTATGACATTTGGTGCAGAAGAAATGGGTTTACTTGGCTCCAAGTATTTTATTAATAATCCTGTGGTTGACATAAAGAAAATTAAAGCCATGCTAAATTTTGATATGATAGGAAGGTTTGATACTCTGAATCGTTCATTAATGATAGGTGGAAGTGGCACATCGATAGAAAGCGATTCAATGATAAAATTGTTTGCGGATAATTATGACTTGAATTTGAAATTATCACCTGAAGGTTATGGTCCTTCCGATCATGCTTCTTTTTATACTAAAGATATTCCTGTTTTTTTTATTTCTTCAGGTGCTCACACTGATTACCATACACCCGCTGATGATATTGATAAAATAAATTTTAAAGGTCAAAAATATATTCTTGATTATTCTTCCGAATTACTTTTAGGTCTTATAAATATGGAAAAGGATTTGACATTTAAAGAAGCAGGTCCAAAAGGACATTCAAAACATGGATATAAGTATAAAATAACTTTTGGAATAATGCCTGATTTTGCTAATACTTCTAATAATGGACTTGGAGTTGATGCAGTTAGTCCCGGTGGGGCTGCTGCTAATGGTGGAATAAAAAAAGGTGATAGAATAATTGCAATAGACGGTAAAGAAGTAAAAAATATTTATGATTATATGAATCGTCTTAAAAAATTGGAAGAAGGACAAACTGTAATTGTTGATGTAATAAGAGATGAAAAAAAGCTTGTTCTTTTGTTGCAGTTGTAA